One window of Deltaproteobacteria bacterium genomic DNA carries:
- a CDS encoding sigma-54-dependent Fis family transcriptional regulator, whose translation MMNETKILLIEPDLLVRHKIMALLRAAGFESVFEGEPSITVSEVEVAGPDAAVLGPSLGRRVLGECIHKLKILNVFMPILVLGGKGKLPGSTEDMAFEGVHILPVNPAPDAIHGILREALEEEKIARESTDMEFPILVGGSRAISEIRKKIRRVADKDITVLITGESGTGKELIARSIHRYSLRRSGPLVKINCSALPDDLLESEIFGFQKGAFTGAHQDKPGRFELADGGTLFIDEIGDLSLPLQVKLLQVLEEKVFSRLGDTRDKVIDARVVAATNSNLEQKVREGEFRKDLFYRLDVARIHAPLLRERREDIPILTHYFLNKYCYEFRKELLDVPSEVVDYLRSYGWPGNVRELENVVRRAIVLRDWRFIFQELEVSQEEPDDQDKVPYPDGGVFPELWDDEKLMNAFKDEDFSLKKITKEYISEAESKAILEALKKTQWNRKKAAALLKVSYKTLLNRIDEFGLTP comes from the coding sequence ATGATGAACGAGACCAAAATCCTGCTTATCGAGCCTGACCTGTTGGTGCGCCACAAGATCATGGCTCTTTTGAGGGCGGCAGGTTTTGAGTCTGTTTTTGAAGGAGAGCCTTCCATTACTGTGAGTGAAGTTGAAGTGGCGGGTCCGGACGCGGCCGTTCTTGGCCCGAGTCTTGGTAGGCGGGTGCTGGGTGAATGTATCCACAAGTTGAAGATCCTGAATGTATTTATGCCGATACTGGTCCTTGGCGGGAAGGGAAAATTGCCGGGTAGTACGGAAGACATGGCTTTTGAGGGTGTCCACATTCTGCCCGTAAATCCCGCTCCAGATGCAATCCATGGGATTCTTCGAGAGGCGCTTGAGGAAGAAAAGATCGCCCGGGAGAGTACTGATATGGAGTTTCCGATCCTCGTGGGGGGATCCCGGGCGATTTCAGAAATCAGGAAAAAGATCCGCCGGGTGGCGGATAAGGACATTACCGTACTAATCACCGGGGAAAGCGGTACAGGAAAGGAATTGATCGCGAGATCCATCCATCGCTATTCCCTCCGAAGAAGCGGTCCCTTGGTCAAAATTAACTGTAGCGCCCTGCCGGACGATCTCCTGGAGAGTGAAATCTTTGGTTTTCAAAAGGGGGCTTTCACCGGGGCCCACCAGGATAAACCTGGAAGATTCGAGCTGGCTGATGGGGGGACGCTTTTTATAGACGAGATCGGAGATCTCTCCTTGCCCCTCCAGGTAAAACTGTTGCAGGTTTTAGAAGAAAAAGTTTTTTCGCGGTTGGGTGATACGAGGGACAAGGTCATTGATGCGAGAGTCGTGGCAGCTACTAATTCAAATCTGGAACAAAAGGTGCGGGAGGGTGAGTTCAGAAAAGATCTGTTTTACCGCCTGGACGTGGCCCGGATCCACGCCCCGTTATTGAGGGAACGGAGGGAGGATATCCCGATTCTGACCCACTATTTTCTGAACAAGTATTGTTACGAGTTCAGGAAGGAACTATTGGATGTTCCTTCAGAGGTAGTAGATTACCTCCGGTCTTACGGGTGGCCCGGAAACGTAAGGGAGCTGGAAAACGTCGTTCGAAGGGCTATTGTCCTCAGGGATTGGAGGTTCATCTTCCAGGAGCTTGAGGTGTCCCAGGAGGAACCCGACGATCAGGACAAGGTCCCTTATCCAGACGGTGGCGTGTTTCCGGAACTATGGGACGACGAAAAGTTGATGAACGCATTCAAGGATGAGGATTTTTCCCTCAAGAAAATTACCAAGGAATACATCTCGGAAGCGGAGAGCAAGGCCATTCTTGAGGCCTTGAAAAAGACGCAATGGAACAGGAAAAAGGCGGCTGCATTATTGAAAGTAAGTTACAAGACTCTCTTGAACCGGATCGATGAATTCGGCCTTACGCCTTGA
- a CDS encoding response regulator — protein MMKIFLMNGSEKGKIYALSEDRVLIGRSRENHVFLSDKSVSRKHLEIIKRGEHFFGIDLESTNGTFIGSKPMVPGKECEIGEGVPIRLGNLVLSIGKALSKDSISREKYDFVAEDLDDTGLFNRPATSPKNLELIYKVSNALMESLDINTILEKVLHAIFELLKRIDRGAIILVDSKTGKISKVIAKSVTGEKDLERTFSRTIVQRVIRERRPVSFMDTLDGETPDPSRSMILMNIRSVMCVPLISRSSIRGVIYVDSLKKPYGFRKEDISLLIALSGPAAVAIENALLYADAEKLVEERTRSLKETERRLRKSEARFKAIFDNMRSGVAVFKVIEGGKDFLILDLNRANERIEKVRKVDVLGKQVSEVFPVLRESGLFEVFRNVWRTGKPEHYSLTFQQDREKMCWREYDVYRLPSGEIVAIFDDVTDKRKAEEEQKALQRQLLVSQKMESIGAFAGGTAHNFRNILQAISGNVEYLELLYGENQEVKELAKNIYDSVEKGVDLINNLLHFSRRGDGYQITDVDLSEVISKTCEIIKKVFDKNIEIRVNLEKGLFVAGNQSLLSQVFMNLFTNARDAMPGGGVLAVEAKRVNGRVVARVRDTGHGMDQETIEKVFDPFFTLKEVGKGTGLGLSTTHGIIEEHKGTISVSSKPGEGTEFTITLPPVKPSNVQEEKPPKQLKMGQGQKILIVDDEPTTLEALSNLTRSLGYQTIPFEKPLEAVRNYPKVAPDLVLMDRSMPEMDGLACINEIMKTDQNARIIIVSGYEESGPDGITDEIKGRIKGYLTKPCGIEELSHTISRALEG, from the coding sequence ATGATGAAGATTTTCTTGATGAACGGCTCCGAGAAGGGCAAGATTTACGCCTTGTCTGAAGATAGAGTTCTTATAGGCCGCTCCAGGGAAAACCATGTCTTCTTGTCTGACAAATCGGTCTCCCGGAAGCATTTGGAGATCATCAAGAGGGGTGAGCATTTTTTCGGGATCGACCTTGAGAGCACGAACGGCACCTTTATCGGGTCGAAACCCATGGTCCCTGGAAAGGAGTGCGAGATCGGCGAAGGGGTGCCGATAAGGCTGGGGAATCTGGTTCTGTCCATCGGGAAAGCTCTTTCCAAGGACTCGATAAGCAGAGAGAAATATGATTTTGTGGCTGAAGATCTGGATGACACCGGCCTTTTCAACCGTCCGGCTACTTCTCCCAAGAACCTGGAACTTATATACAAGGTATCCAACGCCTTGATGGAATCTCTGGATATCAATACGATCCTTGAAAAAGTGCTTCATGCGATCTTTGAGCTTCTCAAGCGGATCGACAGAGGAGCCATCATTCTGGTGGATAGCAAAACCGGAAAGATATCCAAGGTCATCGCAAAATCAGTCACAGGAGAAAAAGACCTGGAAAGGACTTTCAGCAGGACCATCGTGCAACGAGTGATCAGGGAAAGGAGACCGGTAAGTTTTATGGATACCCTGGATGGTGAGACTCCTGATCCGTCCCGCAGCATGATCCTGATGAATATCCGGAGCGTCATGTGCGTCCCTTTGATCAGCCGCTCCAGTATCAGGGGGGTAATCTATGTAGACTCTTTGAAAAAACCATACGGTTTCAGGAAAGAGGATATTTCTTTGTTGATAGCCTTGAGCGGACCCGCAGCCGTCGCCATTGAAAACGCTTTGCTTTATGCTGATGCAGAGAAACTTGTTGAGGAGAGAACACGAAGTCTCAAGGAGACAGAGAGACGGCTTAGAAAAAGTGAAGCCCGGTTCAAGGCCATATTTGACAATATGAGGAGCGGTGTAGCGGTTTTCAAGGTTATCGAAGGAGGGAAGGACTTCCTTATCCTGGATCTGAATCGAGCCAATGAACGGATAGAGAAGGTCAGAAAAGTCGATGTCCTGGGAAAGCAGGTATCCGAAGTCTTCCCTGTGCTTCGTGAAAGCGGACTGTTCGAAGTGTTCAGGAACGTTTGGCGTACCGGAAAGCCGGAGCATTATTCCTTGACCTTCCAGCAGGATAGGGAAAAGATGTGCTGGAGAGAATATGATGTTTACCGGCTGCCTTCCGGGGAAATTGTTGCGATTTTCGATGACGTTACGGACAAGAGGAAGGCTGAGGAAGAACAAAAGGCCCTCCAAAGGCAGCTCCTTGTATCCCAAAAAATGGAATCCATCGGGGCCTTTGCAGGCGGAACGGCCCATAATTTCAGGAACATCCTCCAGGCCATCTCGGGAAATGTTGAATACCTGGAACTCTTGTACGGAGAAAACCAGGAAGTCAAAGAACTGGCAAAAAACATCTACGACTCGGTAGAAAAAGGCGTAGACCTCATAAACAACCTGCTTCACTTTTCAAGACGGGGGGACGGATACCAGATAACGGACGTGGACCTCTCAGAAGTGATTTCCAAGACCTGTGAGATAATCAAAAAGGTGTTTGATAAGAATATCGAAATCAGGGTGAACCTGGAGAAAGGACTTTTCGTGGCGGGAAACCAGTCGCTCCTGAGCCAGGTTTTTATGAACCTTTTCACCAATGCAAGGGATGCCATGCCCGGGGGGGGCGTGTTGGCGGTGGAAGCCAAGCGGGTCAACGGCAGAGTGGTGGCCAGGGTCAGGGATACGGGCCATGGCATGGATCAGGAGACCATTGAAAAGGTGTTTGATCCCTTTTTCACGCTCAAGGAAGTGGGGAAGGGAACCGGCCTTGGATTGTCCACCACCCATGGCATCATAGAAGAACACAAGGGCACGATTTCCGTTTCCTCCAAGCCGGGAGAAGGCACTGAATTCACTATCACTCTCCCTCCCGTTAAACCATCAAATGTGCAGGAAGAGAAACCCCCGAAGCAATTAAAGATGGGCCAAGGCCAGAAGATCCTGATCGTAGATGACGAACCCACCACCCTGGAAGCTTTGTCCAACCTGACTCGTAGTCTGGGCTACCAGACGATCCCATTTGAGAAACCCCTTGAGGCAGTTCGTAATTATCCGAAGGTGGCGCCCGACCTGGTGCTTATGGACAGGAGCATGCCTGAGATGGACGGGCTGGCTTGCATCAACGAGATCATGAAAACGGATCAGAACGCCCGGATCATTATCGTTTCCGGCTACGAGGAGTCAGGCCCTGACGGAATAACGGATGAGATCAAGGGCCGGATCAAAGGCTATTTGACAAAACCTTGCGGAATCGAAGAACTCAGCCACACGATTTCCAGGGCCCTGGAAGGGTGA
- a CDS encoding response regulator encodes MGKEGKKVILIIEDDPDVLAMLIKHLEYLGYEVISASDGMEGLKKLEAGGYDLVITDIVMPYVSGVGVVTALKEKNPDLPVIAITGYGREPEAAAIEKRADLVLAKPVRIADLKQHIEALLGRVS; translated from the coding sequence ATGGGAAAGGAAGGAAAGAAGGTCATTCTGATCATCGAGGACGATCCCGATGTCCTGGCGATGCTTATCAAACACCTTGAATACCTCGGTTATGAGGTGATTAGCGCATCCGATGGGATGGAGGGCCTGAAAAAACTTGAGGCCGGCGGCTATGATCTTGTCATCACGGACATCGTCATGCCTTACGTAAGCGGTGTTGGGGTGGTCACGGCCTTGAAGGAAAAGAACCCCGATTTGCCCGTCATTGCCATTACGGGCTATGGCCGGGAACCCGAAGCAGCCGCCATTGAGAAGCGGGCCGATCTTGTGCTGGCCAAACCCGTTCGAATAGCAGATCTCAAGCAGCACATCGAAGCTCTTTTGGGGCGAGTTTCCTGA
- a CDS encoding tetratricopeptide repeat protein: MKNRSRRRKILWILVMIAGVALASGCASSEEKITKHLEKARQYVRDGELKKAVIEYKNVVQLNPKHDAAYYELGEVYLRLKQGRQAFQAFSQAVSANPGNVKAQLKLGQIYLLARKPDEAEKKVDKILEKSPDNVEALKLLAGIQVQEKDIDNALKTLGKVIEIDPRSFHARLSIARLYLMKGEKEKAEEAYHKVLSLDSSSRVAYVELSRLYGSMGRWNKAEETLKKMINTTGSDSQSLNVLAMFYESRGERKKAEKTYKKAVESAPKGEVTSLMTLAGFYARQRSYEKALDAVNRALALKKDDVNILMSLADLHFRFKKWTEAEKTIDRILEKDKGHIGANFLKGRLYLVRKEFDQAIERFDSVIHDAPRHAGAYYYKALALLGKGKKNLAQKALVKAVELNPRLVGARMILADFYIRGHEMDLAREQIDSILKISPRNPKAYILQGNLEMIGKNPTGAEKAFRKALEVNPTYAPAYVKLGLVYNFTKRPAKAMESFRKALELDPKNITALDLLVGAYIRDKKVDEAYELCSRHAEKVKGTPKLLASIQYLQGRIMAGKKDLESAKRHFEKAVELDPSLLPPYIALAGLYMAAGNVDEAVKQYETILKKKPDFVPGYMTLGTIYDQKGEGAKAEAYYRKALEINENFAPAANNLAWNLVKRGGNLDEALKYAQMAKEKMPKNPNVMDTLGWVYYKKGSYLNAIAELKDSLQYQPDNAMVNYHLGMAYYKSEKEREAREYLQKALELDPNFEGSDKARRLLKELEASGASS, from the coding sequence ATGAAAAACAGAAGCAGGCGAAGAAAGATCCTGTGGATTCTTGTGATGATCGCCGGAGTGGCCTTAGCCTCAGGGTGCGCGAGCAGTGAAGAGAAAATAACCAAACACCTTGAAAAGGCCAGGCAGTATGTCCGGGATGGTGAGTTGAAAAAGGCGGTCATTGAGTACAAAAATGTTGTCCAATTGAACCCCAAGCACGATGCAGCCTATTACGAGCTTGGAGAGGTCTATTTGAGGCTGAAACAAGGTAGGCAGGCCTTCCAGGCATTTTCTCAGGCCGTCTCGGCCAACCCGGGAAATGTGAAGGCCCAACTCAAACTGGGGCAGATCTATTTGCTCGCCAGAAAACCGGATGAGGCGGAGAAGAAGGTAGACAAGATCCTGGAGAAATCCCCGGACAATGTCGAGGCCCTTAAATTGCTCGCCGGAATACAGGTCCAGGAAAAAGATATCGATAATGCATTGAAAACACTCGGAAAAGTTATCGAGATCGATCCCAGGAGTTTTCATGCGCGTCTTTCGATAGCCCGTCTTTACCTGATGAAGGGAGAGAAGGAGAAAGCGGAGGAGGCCTACCATAAGGTCCTTTCGTTGGATTCGTCCTCACGGGTCGCTTATGTCGAGCTATCCAGGCTTTACGGTTCCATGGGCCGGTGGAACAAGGCCGAAGAGACGCTTAAGAAAATGATCAATACAACAGGTTCTGATTCTCAGAGCCTGAATGTCCTGGCCATGTTTTACGAGAGCAGAGGAGAGCGGAAAAAGGCCGAAAAGACTTACAAGAAGGCCGTTGAGTCCGCCCCCAAGGGAGAAGTCACCTCCCTCATGACCCTGGCGGGCTTTTATGCCAGGCAGAGATCGTACGAAAAGGCCCTGGATGCCGTGAATCGTGCCCTGGCATTGAAGAAAGACGACGTCAATATACTCATGAGCCTGGCTGATCTTCATTTCAGGTTCAAGAAATGGACGGAGGCCGAAAAGACGATTGACCGGATTCTCGAAAAGGACAAGGGGCATATCGGGGCTAATTTTCTGAAGGGAAGACTCTACTTGGTCCGAAAGGAGTTTGACCAGGCGATTGAGAGATTTGATTCGGTGATTCATGACGCCCCCCGCCATGCCGGAGCCTATTATTACAAGGCCCTGGCCCTTTTGGGCAAGGGCAAGAAGAATCTCGCCCAAAAGGCATTGGTAAAAGCAGTGGAACTTAATCCCCGCCTGGTTGGGGCTAGAATGATCTTGGCCGATTTCTATATCAGGGGCCACGAGATGGATCTGGCGAGGGAGCAGATCGATAGCATACTAAAGATATCTCCCCGTAATCCCAAGGCATACATTCTTCAGGGCAATCTGGAGATGATTGGAAAGAACCCCACTGGAGCAGAGAAAGCCTTCAGGAAGGCCCTGGAGGTAAATCCGACTTATGCCCCTGCGTACGTCAAGCTTGGCCTCGTTTACAACTTTACCAAACGTCCCGCCAAGGCCATGGAAAGTTTTCGTAAGGCCCTGGAACTGGACCCCAAGAATATCACGGCCTTGGACTTGCTGGTGGGTGCCTATATTCGGGACAAAAAAGTGGACGAGGCCTATGAGCTTTGCAGTCGTCATGCGGAAAAGGTCAAGGGAACACCAAAACTCCTGGCCTCCATTCAATATCTTCAAGGCCGTATCATGGCGGGGAAAAAGGACCTGGAATCCGCAAAGCGGCATTTCGAGAAAGCCGTCGAACTCGATCCATCTCTCCTGCCTCCTTACATTGCCCTTGCCGGTTTGTACATGGCGGCTGGAAATGTGGATGAGGCAGTAAAGCAATACGAGACTATTTTGAAAAAAAAGCCTGATTTCGTCCCCGGATATATGACCCTGGGGACGATTTATGACCAAAAGGGGGAGGGGGCCAAGGCTGAGGCCTATTATCGAAAAGCCCTTGAAATCAATGAAAATTTCGCCCCCGCCGCCAATAACCTGGCTTGGAATCTTGTCAAGAGGGGTGGTAACCTTGACGAGGCCCTCAAATATGCCCAAATGGCCAAGGAAAAGATGCCCAAGAACCCGAATGTGATGGATACGCTTGGGTGGGTATACTATAAGAAGGGCAGCTATCTCAACGCGATTGCCGAACTGAAGGACAGCCTACAGTACCAGCCGGACAATGCGATGGTTAACTATCACCTGGGTATGGCCTATTACAAGAGCGAAAAGGAAAGGGAGGCTAGAGAATACCTGCAAAAAGCCCTTGAACTTGACCCGAATTTCGAGGGTTCGGATAAGGCACGGCGGTTGTTGAAAGAACTGGAAGCATCAGGAGCCTCTTCTTGA